Proteins from a single region of Bogoriella caseilytica:
- a CDS encoding winged helix-turn-helix domain-containing protein, whose product MKALTHPLRQEIIRYLTDHEEATSTTLAKELGESTGQTSYHLRQLARHGVITEIEGRGTGRERWWKMVGFSTTPESVPSLARDPSFQIMAHQSIANRALGLQDLLERISDEPVAWAQATRMSMLSAHLTVEEMAAMSEELTAVAERHIDAARDKRAAGETDGRRRVRAHIDVFPLRREPGDDPGGTAETGTEPQ is encoded by the coding sequence TTGAAAGCGCTGACACACCCGTTGCGCCAGGAGATCATCCGCTACCTCACCGACCACGAGGAGGCGACGTCCACCACCCTCGCCAAGGAGCTGGGTGAGTCCACCGGGCAGACGTCCTACCACCTGCGACAGCTCGCCAGACACGGCGTCATCACCGAGATCGAGGGCCGAGGCACCGGCCGCGAGCGCTGGTGGAAGATGGTCGGGTTCAGCACCACGCCGGAGTCCGTGCCCTCACTGGCACGCGACCCGTCGTTCCAGATCATGGCGCACCAGTCGATCGCGAACCGCGCACTGGGCCTGCAGGACCTCCTCGAGCGGATCAGCGACGAGCCCGTCGCCTGGGCCCAGGCCACTCGCATGAGCATGCTCTCGGCCCACTTGACCGTCGAGGAGATGGCCGCGATGTCCGAAGAGCTGACTGCGGTGGCCGAACGCCACATCGATGCGGCCCGCGACAAACGGGCAGCGGGCGAGACCGACGGCCGGCGGCGCGTCCGGGCCCACATCGACGTCTTCCCGTTGCGCCGCGAACCCGGCGACGACCCCGGTGGAACCGCAGAGACTGGGACGGAGCCTCAGTAG
- a CDS encoding pyridoxamine 5'-phosphate oxidase family protein, which translates to MTLPSDVRRVLEQPVIAALATVMPDGAPHSVPLWVGLEGEYLAFLTAPGSQKAVNIAAEPRVAISATDPRDAATMVMVRGTVVERVDGAAGWAVIDRIAQKYLGGPYPLRTDRVAFLVRPDRAMRASY; encoded by the coding sequence ATGACTCTGCCGAGCGACGTCCGGCGAGTTCTTGAGCAGCCGGTGATTGCGGCGCTGGCCACGGTCATGCCGGACGGCGCGCCCCACAGTGTGCCGCTCTGGGTCGGCCTCGAAGGTGAGTACCTGGCATTCCTGACGGCCCCGGGATCGCAGAAAGCCGTCAACATCGCCGCTGAACCGCGGGTGGCGATCTCTGCGACCGACCCCCGCGATGCCGCAACGATGGTCATGGTGCGCGGCACGGTTGTCGAGAGGGTGGACGGTGCGGCGGGTTGGGCCGTGATCGATCGGATTGCCCAGAAGTACCTGGGCGGCCCGTATCCCCTGCGCACCGATCGGGTCGCCTTTCTCGTGCGGCCCGATCGTGCGATGCGTGCGAGCTACTGA
- a CDS encoding YciI family protein: protein MTEATHLLIHRYRPGTGPQPGSAEHEEEMRQWAAVDAELRSSGVLVGGYAIADRGVLVGAAVGPDGERAWAPGEEILFAVHAIAVESDEAAVALARNMPTAEYGSIEVRPAMDG from the coding sequence ATGACTGAAGCGACCCACCTCCTCATCCACCGCTACCGCCCCGGTACGGGGCCGCAGCCGGGCAGTGCCGAGCACGAGGAGGAGATGCGGCAGTGGGCGGCGGTCGATGCCGAGCTCCGGAGCTCCGGCGTTCTGGTCGGCGGATACGCCATCGCGGATCGCGGCGTCCTGGTCGGGGCGGCCGTGGGCCCCGATGGCGAGCGAGCCTGGGCTCCGGGCGAGGAGATCCTCTTTGCCGTCCATGCCATCGCCGTCGAGAGTGACGAGGCGGCCGTGGCGCTCGCGCGGAACATGCCGACCGCCGAGTACGGCAGCATCGAGGTGCGCCCGGCGATGGACGGATGA
- a CDS encoding dihydrofolate reductase family protein encodes MSHSPVLWHVTMSLDGYIAAPGDDMSWVFDFVDASDPGGDGVGERTGAVVAGRRSFEVGSRDGRDVLDGAWSGPQFLLTHRPVEVPETIAVRSGDVRPVIAEARRAAAGHGVLLIGADVARQCLEAGLIDEIVVHIAPVLLGDGVRFRGATGRHNLHLTDVSRHGDLITLHYRTEGR; translated from the coding sequence ATGTCTCACTCTCCCGTGCTGTGGCACGTGACCATGTCGCTCGATGGGTACATTGCCGCACCCGGTGATGACATGAGCTGGGTCTTCGACTTCGTCGACGCGTCGGATCCGGGTGGTGACGGCGTGGGGGAGCGGACGGGCGCCGTGGTCGCCGGACGACGGAGCTTCGAGGTGGGCAGCCGCGATGGCCGCGATGTACTCGACGGCGCGTGGTCCGGCCCGCAGTTCCTGCTCACCCATCGGCCAGTCGAGGTCCCGGAGACCATCGCGGTCCGCTCCGGCGACGTGCGCCCGGTGATTGCCGAGGCGCGTCGCGCCGCTGCGGGGCACGGCGTGCTCCTCATCGGTGCCGACGTCGCCCGGCAGTGCCTGGAGGCAGGCCTGATCGACGAGATCGTCGTGCACATCGCACCGGTCCTGCTCGGTGACGGCGTGCGATTCCGCGGCGCCACCGGCCGCCACAACCTCCACCTCACCGACGTCAGCCGTCACGGCGACCTCATCACCCTGCACTACCGCACGGAAGGACGATGA
- a CDS encoding winged helix-turn-helix transcriptional regulator, which produces MQRSGCPINLSLEVIGDTWSLLVIRDVMFGNRRHFRELLTASEEGIASNILTDRLRRLQSAGLLSKAPDPRHRQRQIYSLTEASIQLVPVLAALGAWGAAHLPATPELSIRATILGAGGPSMWADFMDELRELHLGIARPEGAGSVMEQLEAAYQAALS; this is translated from the coding sequence ATGCAGCGCTCAGGGTGCCCGATCAATCTCTCCCTCGAGGTCATCGGCGACACCTGGTCCCTGCTCGTCATCCGTGACGTCATGTTCGGCAACCGCCGGCACTTCCGCGAACTCCTCACCGCCTCCGAGGAAGGCATCGCCTCGAACATCCTCACCGACCGCCTGCGCCGCCTGCAGTCCGCCGGGTTGCTGTCGAAGGCGCCCGACCCTCGCCATCGCCAGCGCCAGATCTACAGCCTCACCGAAGCCTCGATCCAGCTCGTGCCGGTACTGGCAGCCCTGGGAGCCTGGGGGGCCGCACATCTACCGGCCACTCCCGAGCTGAGCATCCGGGCGACCATCCTGGGCGCAGGCGGGCCATCCATGTGGGCGGACTTCATGGATGAGCTGCGCGAGCTGCACCTGGGGATCGCCCGGCCGGAGGGAGCCGGTTCTGTCATGGAGCAACTCGAAGCCGCCTACCAGGCCGCTCTCTCCTGA
- a CDS encoding DUF1353 domain-containing protein → MPRGSFYDIGDGGPLRVELQSVDGRDFTMLRPFAYRSADFAEPWVIPDDLATFSTDLASVPKIFTWLVPRAGIFTPAALLHDAHVGGHYRGPRIERIESDQIFREAMIVLGTGRVRAWMMWAAVVMATMWTSRRWGWRLPLVGVLATIGTLGTLSTLDLLGVTSLLPWLGQQHLWTDLLIGAGAAIVIPALLSLTWGRLWAAGAITGIAFAFLLHVTVLLAVLTALYLLAERLVSGPRAAREGRAPASPPAH, encoded by the coding sequence ATGCCTCGGGGGAGCTTCTACGACATCGGCGACGGCGGACCTCTGCGTGTGGAGCTGCAGAGCGTGGACGGCCGGGACTTCACCATGCTCCGCCCCTTTGCCTATCGCAGCGCCGATTTCGCCGAACCCTGGGTCATCCCGGACGACCTCGCCACCTTCAGCACCGATCTGGCGTCGGTACCCAAGATCTTCACCTGGCTGGTTCCGAGAGCGGGGATCTTCACTCCGGCAGCTCTCCTGCATGACGCACACGTGGGAGGCCACTACCGCGGCCCACGAATCGAGCGCATCGAGTCCGACCAGATCTTCCGCGAGGCCATGATCGTGCTCGGAACCGGCCGCGTGCGCGCCTGGATGATGTGGGCCGCCGTGGTCATGGCGACCATGTGGACTTCCCGCCGCTGGGGCTGGCGCCTCCCGCTCGTGGGGGTGCTCGCGACCATCGGTACGCTGGGCACGCTGTCCACACTGGATCTCCTGGGCGTCACCAGTCTGCTGCCCTGGCTGGGGCAGCAGCACCTCTGGACCGATCTGCTGATCGGGGCCGGCGCCGCCATCGTCATTCCGGCACTCCTGTCCTTGACCTGGGGGCGGCTCTGGGCGGCCGGCGCCATCACCGGCATCGCCTTCGCCTTCCTGCTGCACGTGACCGTGCTCCTCGCGGTGCTGACTGCGCTGTACTTGCTCGCCGAACGCCTCGTCAGTGGACCTCGAGCGGCGAGGGAAGGCCGCGCCCCGGCGAGCCCACCGGCGCACTGA
- a CDS encoding MFS transporter codes for MPRAPDDEPARPHEGATPPVRSVPGLAAAMAVAMGAGPLIVYSISTLSPVLVRDLGLSSTQYGALATINFAAAALASRQAGRIVDTTGVRVIMWWLILGAAGAVLAAAAAPGYAVLLMAVTASGILTALSNPVTNRLAAHRIPLPHRGMVMGVKQSGVQMSQAAAGLALPALAVLAGWRGAFAVIAGGCLLIGVLLVARYVPHEAPAARLPKSAGTHVPAPVWWLTAFLFLTGAALQGVNFYLPLYGYQQLGLPLGTAGLLAAVVGTVGVIARIGWGALSSRLSGTTALVIVSLGGAVSMSLILLAQHIHPGLVWAGAILLGATGISANVVVMVDVLRVVGPEAVGRASGLVALGMYLGFAMGPVSVGAIVDALGSYTWAWAALVALYVLAAATAGGRARSARAA; via the coding sequence ATGCCCCGTGCGCCTGACGACGAGCCTGCCCGGCCACACGAGGGCGCCACTCCCCCGGTCCGATCTGTCCCAGGGCTCGCCGCCGCCATGGCGGTGGCCATGGGAGCGGGCCCCCTGATCGTCTACTCGATCTCCACACTCAGCCCGGTGCTGGTGCGCGACCTCGGCCTGAGCAGCACTCAGTACGGCGCGCTGGCCACGATCAACTTCGCCGCCGCCGCCCTCGCCTCACGTCAAGCAGGACGCATCGTGGACACCACCGGCGTCCGGGTCATCATGTGGTGGCTCATCCTCGGAGCAGCCGGCGCGGTCCTGGCTGCGGCCGCCGCGCCCGGCTACGCCGTCCTGCTCATGGCCGTGACCGCCTCCGGCATCCTGACGGCCCTGTCCAACCCGGTGACCAACCGCCTGGCGGCCCACCGGATCCCGTTGCCGCATCGCGGCATGGTCATGGGGGTCAAACAATCCGGCGTGCAGATGTCACAGGCCGCCGCGGGACTCGCACTCCCGGCCCTGGCCGTCCTGGCGGGATGGCGCGGAGCCTTCGCCGTCATCGCGGGCGGCTGCCTGCTCATCGGCGTGCTACTGGTGGCGCGCTACGTCCCGCATGAAGCTCCGGCCGCGCGCCTCCCGAAGTCGGCCGGGACCCACGTGCCCGCCCCGGTGTGGTGGCTGACCGCCTTCCTCTTCCTCACCGGCGCCGCGCTGCAGGGCGTGAACTTCTACCTCCCGCTCTACGGCTATCAGCAACTCGGTCTCCCACTGGGCACTGCGGGTCTGCTCGCCGCCGTGGTGGGCACCGTCGGAGTGATCGCCCGCATCGGCTGGGGTGCGCTCTCCTCGCGCCTGAGCGGCACGACGGCACTGGTGATCGTCTCCCTCGGCGGCGCTGTCTCGATGTCGTTGATCCTCCTCGCCCAGCACATCCATCCCGGTCTGGTCTGGGCCGGGGCGATCCTGCTCGGTGCCACGGGCATCTCCGCGAACGTCGTGGTGATGGTCGACGTGCTGCGGGTCGTCGGCCCGGAGGCCGTCGGTCGCGCCTCAGGCCTGGTGGCCCTCGGGATGTACCTCGGCTTCGCGATGGGGCCGGTGAGCGTCGGCGCGATCGTCGACGCTCTTGGCAGTTACACCTGGGCGTGGGCGGCACTGGTCGCGCTGTACGTCCTGGCGGCGGCCACCGCCGGAGGCCGGGCCCGCTCCGCCCGGGCGGCGTAA
- a CDS encoding ABC transporter substrate-binding protein, translating into MRHQKFMAAAAASALALTLAACNDDGGTTDGDDTPDTTDTDTDTDTDTDTDEGDDGAAPEELTELEIVGFQHPSLGAFLPSVIMAEGFDEEHGLDITFVERPPDVYNQEFTVGQYQIGASGSLMSEARRLDQGVDVVYLFNVHDYWGGLVSTTDEITDITDLEGHTLSGATSSTNYAMFLWFAQAAGVNMDNVGVEVHDTGALGSQAQTGRTDAVQLWEPAYANLMSQELDNVTDIPLPFELWEEEFGTSDIPFLGVAVHRAWLDDHADEAEALQRVYEDAAEWTLANPEAAAEIIAEAMGSDNVEALTGLIADNDRLGLNVRPASEIEEGIQAVFDAGVDIDYFDTAPSLTLIPEN; encoded by the coding sequence ATGCGTCACCAGAAGTTCATGGCTGCCGCGGCGGCCTCTGCTCTCGCCCTCACTCTCGCAGCCTGCAACGACGACGGCGGCACCACCGACGGGGACGACACCCCGGACACGACCGACACCGACACCGACACCGACACCGACACCGACACCGACGAGGGTGACGACGGCGCCGCACCGGAGGAGCTCACCGAGCTCGAGATCGTCGGCTTCCAGCACCCGTCCCTGGGCGCCTTCCTGCCCTCGGTGATCATGGCCGAAGGCTTTGATGAAGAGCACGGCCTGGACATCACCTTCGTGGAGCGACCGCCGGACGTCTACAACCAGGAATTCACGGTCGGCCAGTACCAGATCGGTGCCTCCGGCTCGCTGATGTCCGAAGCTCGCCGCCTCGACCAGGGCGTGGACGTGGTCTACCTCTTCAACGTGCACGACTATTGGGGCGGCCTGGTCTCCACCACCGACGAGATCACCGACATCACCGACCTCGAAGGCCACACCCTCTCCGGTGCGACGAGCTCCACCAACTACGCGATGTTCCTGTGGTTCGCCCAGGCAGCCGGAGTGAACATGGACAACGTCGGGGTCGAGGTGCACGACACCGGCGCTCTAGGCAGCCAGGCGCAGACCGGCCGGACGGACGCCGTTCAGCTCTGGGAGCCGGCCTACGCGAACCTCATGTCGCAGGAGCTGGACAATGTCACCGACATCCCGCTGCCCTTCGAGTTGTGGGAAGAGGAATTCGGCACCTCGGACATCCCCTTCCTCGGCGTGGCCGTGCACCGTGCGTGGCTCGATGATCACGCGGACGAGGCCGAAGCCCTGCAGCGCGTCTACGAGGACGCCGCGGAGTGGACCCTGGCCAACCCGGAGGCAGCGGCGGAGATCATTGCCGAGGCTATGGGCAGCGACAATGTCGAGGCCTTGACCGGCCTCATCGCGGACAACGACCGCCTCGGGCTGAACGTGCGCCCAGCCAGCGAGATCGAAGAGGGCATCCAGGCCGTCTTCGACGCCGGGGTCGACATCGACTACTTCGACACCGCCCCCTCGCTGACCCTGATCCCAGAGAACTGA
- a CDS encoding ABC transporter permease, whose translation MNANPSTTRAESIWQRRLARSAKRLPAWETVAALAVGAVLWVILAHVTPPFVLPQLDVAIARVIEVFTDADQRWNWLVTIGRVMLGLVSAFVVGVVGGLLMAQSKRLTNILMPYLQIIQGIPSLAWVLIAATWFTEAEVRIWFLMLMVTLPGFVFQTRDSYQAIPQELRDMAKSLRPRRSRLDMFRTLTLPAITPGLLTAWRVNLGLGTRVVIIAEYAGTTIGVGIQMRSEQALLRMDGILAWTASLVIFVLIIQWLIERVERHLLRYRPGANTATATDADQPDQPLQPVGGPAGSDAGTPDRTSPTTFGGGSSR comes from the coding sequence ATGAACGCCAACCCCTCGACGACGAGGGCCGAGAGCATCTGGCAGCGCCGGCTGGCGCGTTCCGCGAAGCGGCTACCCGCCTGGGAGACTGTGGCCGCTCTGGCCGTCGGTGCCGTGCTGTGGGTGATCCTCGCCCACGTCACCCCGCCCTTCGTCCTGCCGCAGCTGGATGTCGCCATCGCCCGCGTCATCGAAGTCTTCACCGATGCTGACCAGCGGTGGAACTGGCTTGTGACGATTGGCCGGGTCATGCTCGGCCTGGTCTCGGCCTTCGTCGTCGGGGTGGTCGGCGGCTTGTTGATGGCACAGTCCAAGCGGCTGACCAATATCCTTATGCCCTACCTGCAGATTATCCAGGGCATCCCTTCTCTGGCCTGGGTGCTCATCGCCGCTACGTGGTTCACCGAGGCGGAGGTGCGCATCTGGTTCCTCATGTTGATGGTGACCCTGCCCGGCTTCGTCTTCCAGACGCGCGACTCCTATCAGGCCATCCCGCAGGAGTTGCGCGATATGGCGAAGTCATTGCGGCCGCGCCGCTCCCGGCTCGACATGTTCCGCACGCTGACCCTGCCTGCCATCACTCCCGGCCTGCTCACCGCCTGGCGCGTGAACCTCGGCCTGGGAACGCGCGTGGTGATCATCGCCGAGTACGCCGGAACCACCATCGGAGTCGGCATCCAGATGCGCAGCGAGCAGGCGCTCCTGCGCATGGACGGCATCCTCGCGTGGACGGCCTCGCTGGTGATCTTCGTGCTCATCATCCAGTGGCTGATCGAGCGCGTGGAACGGCACCTGCTGCGCTACCGCCCCGGTGCGAACACGGCCACCGCCACCGACGCGGACCAGCCGGACCAGCCGCTCCAGCCCGTGGGTGGCCCGGCCGGTTCGGATGCCGGCACGCCAGACCGCACCTCGCCCACCACCTTCGGCGGCGGGAGCTCGCGATGA
- a CDS encoding ABC transporter ATP-binding protein, which produces MSTLHDYQETPVTRSASEPSIIFENVSKTFITRQGEKVRAVQGLNLTVARGEMLAIVGQTGCGKSTAFNMLLGLYDATSGTVSVQGMDPHKDFEALKGRIAVVFQDGRLLPWRTAEQNAALGLEYLGVPKAERLERAREWLARMGLEGREKAYPYELSGGMRQRVGIARCFALNPDIILCDESFSALDELTADRLRSEFASIVKEEGKTGVFITHSIEEAVTVGDRVAVFRAPGHVAKEFDVRGDLNEAQSSEYRQAIRNVMSGV; this is translated from the coding sequence ATGAGCACCCTGCACGACTACCAGGAGACGCCGGTGACCCGCTCAGCATCCGAGCCCTCGATCATCTTCGAGAACGTGTCCAAGACCTTCATCACCCGCCAGGGTGAGAAGGTGCGTGCCGTGCAGGGCCTCAATCTCACGGTGGCGCGCGGCGAGATGCTGGCGATCGTCGGGCAGACCGGTTGCGGGAAGTCGACCGCCTTCAACATGCTCCTCGGTCTCTACGACGCCACGTCCGGCACGGTCTCCGTGCAGGGCATGGACCCGCACAAGGACTTCGAGGCCCTCAAGGGACGCATCGCCGTGGTCTTCCAGGACGGCCGGTTGCTTCCGTGGCGCACCGCCGAGCAGAACGCCGCGCTCGGCCTGGAGTACCTGGGCGTACCCAAGGCCGAACGTCTCGAGCGGGCCCGCGAATGGCTGGCCCGCATGGGGCTGGAAGGCCGCGAGAAGGCTTACCCCTACGAACTTTCCGGCGGCATGCGCCAGCGTGTGGGCATCGCCCGTTGCTTCGCCCTGAACCCGGACATCATCCTCTGCGACGAGTCCTTCTCCGCGCTCGACGAACTCACGGCGGATCGCCTCCGCAGCGAGTTCGCCTCCATCGTGAAGGAGGAGGGGAAGACCGGTGTCTTCATCACCCACTCCATCGAGGAAGCCGTCACCGTGGGCGACCGCGTGGCCGTCTTCCGCGCCCCGGGGCACGTGGCCAAGGAGTTCGACGTGCGAGGCGATCTGAACGAGGCACAGTCCAGCGAGTACCGGCAAGCCATCCGCAACGTGATGTCGGGGGTCTGA
- a CDS encoding LacI family DNA-binding transcriptional regulator has product MSRAAVRLVDVAEQAGVSLATASRVLNSSRPYGVRADLRARVLEAAEQLGYEPNHHARALAGSASMTIGLVVHDVRDAYFALVAGAVVSAAEEHGLFVTIVNTYRDPEQETKYLRLLRAQRPRAIIVAGSGFRGEAAEPILAELKQFEASGGVVVALGTQHAGHSIDVGNHDGARRLAHSLCDLGHREFAVVTGSAAMNTVADRVEGFRQGLSERGVELGESAVHYGEPTRETGRQAAERFAAARAAGAQVPTCVFGTFDLIAAGLVGGLTQAGIVVPDQVSVAGFGDVPPAADMTPALTTVRLPLEDIGRRAVELALLTEGDRQLVTVEPEVLLRQSTAAPRER; this is encoded by the coding sequence GTGAGCAGAGCTGCGGTACGGCTCGTCGACGTTGCCGAGCAAGCCGGCGTCTCGTTGGCCACCGCGTCGCGCGTGTTGAACTCCTCGCGCCCGTACGGAGTGCGCGCCGATTTGCGCGCCCGGGTGCTCGAGGCGGCGGAGCAACTCGGTTACGAGCCCAACCATCACGCCCGGGCACTCGCCGGCTCGGCCTCCATGACCATCGGCCTGGTGGTCCACGACGTGCGCGACGCCTACTTCGCCCTGGTGGCCGGGGCGGTGGTCAGTGCGGCCGAGGAGCACGGTCTCTTTGTCACAATCGTGAACACCTATCGCGACCCGGAACAGGAGACCAAGTACCTGCGTCTGCTCCGCGCCCAGCGCCCGCGCGCCATCATCGTGGCGGGCTCCGGGTTCCGCGGCGAGGCCGCTGAACCGATCCTTGCTGAGTTGAAGCAGTTCGAGGCTTCCGGCGGGGTGGTGGTCGCACTGGGCACCCAGCACGCCGGGCACAGTATTGATGTGGGGAACCACGACGGGGCGCGGAGGCTTGCGCACTCGTTGTGCGATTTGGGCCACCGTGAGTTTGCGGTGGTGACCGGGTCGGCTGCGATGAACACCGTGGCGGACCGCGTCGAGGGATTCCGCCAGGGGCTCTCCGAACGTGGCGTTGAACTGGGCGAATCCGCGGTGCATTACGGCGAGCCCACCCGAGAGACCGGCCGGCAGGCTGCCGAGCGGTTCGCGGCGGCGCGTGCGGCGGGAGCGCAGGTGCCTACCTGTGTCTTCGGTACCTTCGATCTGATCGCAGCCGGGTTGGTGGGTGGGCTGACCCAGGCAGGGATCGTGGTTCCGGATCAGGTCTCGGTGGCGGGCTTCGGTGACGTACCGCCGGCGGCGGACATGACCCCGGCGCTGACGACCGTGCGTCTGCCATTGGAGGACATCGGGCGACGCGCTGTGGAACTGGCTCTGCTCACCGAGGGCGACCGTCAGCTCGTGACAGTCGAGCCCGAGGTCCTGCTCCGCCAGAGCACCGCTGCACCGCGGGAGCGCTGA
- a CDS encoding cytochrome P450: MTDMPAIAATDATRAIAKILLPMAAGGAIARRPTMMRMVDRLNLDAGAIDEMRRLRSKYGPGPVQITPGRRLALVLDPDDVHHILNNTPEPFRPDTKEKRGALEHFQPEGVLISTPEERLKRRPLNEAALQTRQPVHDHAATMSAAIEAETEALLGHVDFAGGLSWRPFAIAWWRMVRQITLGASARDDTATTDGLLRLRQDANTSYLKPTRKKLRARVLASIQDYVERAEPGSLAQMVATVPAEPGVERHQQVPQWLFAFDAAAWATMRALALVSNSPEVVTQLREELAGADQGRPDLPYSRAVILESLRLFSTTPLVLRETTTETEWASGTLPPQSSLVIFAPFFHRDPDHLAEADSFAPELWMRERTDADWPLVPFSGGPGMCPGRNVVLMVSSLVLSRLVSGHDFSGREFPAQRIPPSLDPFSLRFRATRRA, from the coding sequence ATGACCGATATGCCGGCCATTGCCGCCACCGATGCCACACGCGCCATCGCCAAGATCCTGCTCCCCATGGCTGCCGGGGGCGCGATCGCCCGGCGCCCGACGATGATGCGCATGGTGGACCGGCTCAACCTCGACGCCGGCGCCATCGACGAGATGCGCCGCTTACGGAGCAAGTACGGGCCCGGGCCGGTGCAGATCACCCCGGGACGCCGCCTGGCACTCGTCCTCGACCCGGACGACGTCCACCACATCCTGAACAACACGCCCGAGCCGTTCCGGCCGGACACCAAGGAGAAGCGCGGCGCGCTCGAGCACTTCCAGCCCGAGGGAGTGCTGATCTCCACCCCCGAAGAGCGCCTCAAGCGGCGGCCGTTGAACGAAGCGGCACTGCAGACACGCCAGCCCGTGCACGACCATGCCGCCACCATGAGCGCGGCGATCGAGGCCGAGACCGAGGCGCTCCTGGGGCACGTGGACTTCGCCGGCGGGCTGAGCTGGCGGCCCTTCGCGATCGCCTGGTGGCGCATGGTCCGCCAGATCACCCTGGGCGCCTCTGCCCGGGACGACACCGCCACCACCGACGGGCTGCTTCGCCTGCGCCAGGACGCCAACACGAGCTATCTGAAGCCCACACGCAAGAAGCTGCGCGCCAGGGTGCTCGCCTCGATCCAGGACTACGTCGAGCGTGCCGAGCCAGGGAGCCTGGCGCAGATGGTGGCCACGGTTCCGGCGGAGCCGGGGGTGGAGAGGCACCAGCAGGTGCCGCAATGGCTCTTCGCCTTCGACGCCGCCGCCTGGGCGACCATGCGTGCTCTCGCCCTGGTCTCGAACAGCCCGGAGGTCGTGACGCAGCTACGCGAGGAACTGGCCGGGGCCGATCAGGGCCGGCCGGACCTGCCCTACTCGCGCGCGGTCATCCTGGAGTCGCTGCGGTTGTTCTCCACCACGCCCCTGGTGCTCCGCGAGACCACCACGGAGACCGAGTGGGCCTCGGGCACCCTGCCGCCGCAGTCATCCCTGGTGATCTTCGCGCCCTTCTTCCATCGCGATCCGGACCACCTCGCCGAGGCCGACTCCTTCGCCCCGGAGTTGTGGATGCGCGAGCGCACCGACGCCGATTGGCCCCTGGTGCCCTTCTCGGGCGGGCCGGGGATGTGCCCGGGACGCAACGTGGTGCTGATGGTCTCCTCCCTGGTGCTGAGCCGGCTGGTCTCCGGTCACGACTTCAGCGGCCGGGAGTTCCCCGCGCAGCGCATCCCGCCCTCGCTGGATCCCTTCTCGCTGAGGTTCCGCGCCACCCGGCGCGCCTAG
- a CDS encoding GlsB/YeaQ/YmgE family stress response membrane protein, translated as MGTFIGLVILGAIFGALARLFMKGSQPIGIIWTIVLGALGALAGGWIAEQLFDGSTLVMWIVGILLAVLFISIYVGAFGRKSRV; from the coding sequence GTGGGAACGTTCATCGGACTCGTCATCCTGGGCGCCATCTTCGGAGCGCTCGCACGCCTATTCATGAAGGGCTCTCAGCCCATCGGCATCATCTGGACGATCGTCCTCGGAGCACTGGGGGCGCTGGCCGGCGGGTGGATCGCTGAGCAGCTCTTCGACGGCTCCACCCTCGTGATGTGGATCGTCGGCATCCTGCTTGCCGTCCTGTTCATCTCGATCTACGTGGGTGCCTTCGGCCGCAAGTCCCGGGTCTGA